The nucleotide sequence actaaggggcagggggtgggcttagcctcacaatgggataacaataatgtgattcaataagttgtttattaaatattattttctctatttttaaacacgttcaaaacatcttaagaggagTGTAATGCTGGTTATGAAAAATGTCTTTCACACgaggataataatgtgattaaattagttgtcaattattgttttttttttttaacaaacgatgttatctacattaaggggagggggtgggcttagcatcacaataaactagcaataatgtgattaaatcgattgtttattaaatattattttctctattcttaatgtaaattctatagagaccgattttattatatgaattcagctgttttaattgatttatgaggggtttcttctagtataatctaagattattcatttactttaaatatttgactttccttttgtcaatttacgcatatttTACATTTAAACGTGTAAATCGCATGTAGCATGTCGTAATTCAAAAAATGCATTATGCACGCACGTGAGCGCGTGCATGAAAGCTAGTATTATATTATATAGATAAACACCATGAACCATTCGCATCCGTCACTGTTctgcacttcaaaaatcttccAATCTTTTGTCCAACGGTCTTGGCTGAGCTCACAATTGTAGAATCTGCATATCAACAACAGTAAAATCAGCTTCCATGACAAAATACCAGAATGTCAAGACCAGCCCATTCTTCTATAGATTTAGGAATTTCATCCTTGGATGTTAGAGTATTGagcaaaaattttaattttctccaaCATCTCAGTATAATAACGAATAAAATGTAGCCTAAATAATTCAAATCCAATATGAAAAAAGGATCACTACCTCTCGGTTCCTATGCTTTGATATTGCAATGAAATATACTGAAGATAATTCTTCGTTTCATACTTTTATAGTTCAACCATGCTTATAAATTTTACTTTCGTGAATTATacatcacatattcatgctaagaaATATCTGCACAAGTATTTTGTGATCAAagagcaaaagaaaaagaaccttATGCAACAACTCAactatttttgtatatataattGTGAATTTGACACCCACCCTTTAACCAGTTGAGTGTGTTAGGTAATGTAGGTCATCCATAGCGACCAAGTAGTCATATGAATATTGTAAACCTGCCACCAGTCGACTTCTTGATGTATATACTTCTGCAATGTTATTACTTCACATTGCAGCAAAAGAGACAGTTGATTTGTGCAGGCTAGAATAATGAGTTTTTAGACTAAGAAAATCATGTTTCAACTCTAAATTAATATACAAGTTTGATCGATTATCTATTACAATGagtttagaaaaattaaatgcGACACTGTCGGGAAATTTCTCGTTGTCCTGCCATATAGTGTTCTCAGTTTCGTTTATGTTATAATACGgtgttttatttattaatatatttcttAGACCTTTGAAATATCAATTTATTGTCTATTATATCATAACACGTGGATTTATAATAAACGTGCTAATTTGATCTTATTGTTCAAAAAATTTCCTATACAAAACGATTTGATAAACACTACCACATGGTGATGTCGGTTCATTCATgctataaaatatataatacatttcgtAACATTACACCTAAAATATACAAATGACCAAAAAAAGTCTTACTTAACTAACACATTTTTTAAGATTACCTGAACTTTCGTCTCCGGGCTAATTGTTGACCTAAACTAACCACAACATATTTCCAGTATGTGGATTTGGCAACTCAGAAATATGGGATATCCTGAATATTTGAACCGTTagatttttagtaaaaaaaaaaacaaaatcacaatCCAACTGGTAATGACTCAGAATTATTTTGTATTTCGGAGCACAATAAAAATTTTGcattagtaaataaataatcagAATTTCTGGCACACGTGGCCTCACCTGATAGAAGCAGCATGAAACTTTCCATGAGATCAACTGTTCAATTGTCACTTGCGTCACTGCCAAagttccaaactttgttttctggTTTGCCGAGAGCAACAACCTTCCCTTGAATTGCACTCAAACTTGCCCATTTCACAAACCACATCCATCACTCTCAATCTCCACCAAGACTTGGCATCTCCACCCAATTGGGTCCAATTCATTCCCTTCAACTAAACACAACCAAATCCCAGAAATCCCATGTCCTCAAAAATCAAGCTCACCCATTTCCCCAACCTCCAATCCCCACCTCCCCTCGATCTTCTGAGCCGAATCGCCGGAACCCAGTAGCCCATTTCTCAGAAAGATCACTGCTTTTGGGTGGTTGCAGAGTCGTGCTGACCATGTTGGAGGCCTTGCCGCTAGGACGGTTCCACCACCAGAGGCTTGACCTGAAGCGGTGGTTCCCCACCTTCTTGTCCTCCCACAAAACCCTCTTCACCGTGCTCTGGATCGCCGCTTTCGCCTCGGTTTTCTTGTGGCAGAGGAACATTGTAGATGGGTTTTCGATATTCAGGCGAGCTCCGGCGAGGGCGATGCCGAAGCTGAGGCCGGTGGCTTTCAATTTGACGGAATTTGGGGCTGTGGGCGATGGGGTTACTTTGAACACTGAGGCGTTTGAGAAGGCGGTGCTGGCTATTTCTAAGCTGGGGAAGAAAGGCGGTGGGCAGCTCAATGTGCCTCCGGGACGGTGGCTAACGGCGCCGTTTAACCTCACTAGTCACATGACTCTGTTTCTTGCTGAAGATGCTGAGATACTTGGAATTCAGGtaaatcttttgttttttggtcaaTCTGGTATCTGTATTTCTTTCTGCTTTCGTTTCGAAATGTGAAAACTTGCCTTGAATTTGCATCCATTTCGTATCGAAATGTGAAAACTTTCCACTgtaatttattagttttctgTGAATCAGGTGATTTTTTGGTATCCTTCATTTGCTTtcatatttgtatttgtattttagttctctttatttatttggCATTGCGTAGTTTGGAATTAATGGTGATTATATCATGATTGTGGTTACTTTATTCTGTAAGGTGTAAAGGCATGGCTTTCGACATATTTTCATTAGAGTAAGATCTAATTTACTAAGTTTCAAAAGGGAAATCTCAGTCACAAGGACATGTAAAGTTCATTACCCGTAAATTTCATTTGGCTTTTGTTACAAATGGAACAGGAGTTGCTTACTTGCAATGTAGGACTTGTAAtttgataataataaaagaaggACGTCTGTTTATTGAGAGATGCCTAGGACTGGTTTGATGTTTGTCAACGAAAGTAAGCTTCGAACTTCAGTAGGTGGTGCTAGCAAGCTTCAAACTTAATTTGACCTACCACCATTTGTTTTACTTCGAATTAAAACATGGAGAGATCCTGCTATAGATTTGTAAATATTATGCTACCAAAGTCTTTTGAGCATTATGATTTTCTTGTCCTGTAGCAGCCTAGTAATGCTCATATATGATGCTAACTGTTACATCCCAGACTAAATCATCAGTTAATTATGTTATGAGTGAGTTCGGGAATAACATGAACCCAATAGGTAAATACCTCAGAAACTTTCCTTTTACTCATTTAATTGGCATTGACTTGCATATAGTATTCATGAATGTTAGATGTATTCTGGAATATCTTGTTCTTTTAGATAGTTGTGAAAAACCTGTATTCTTGTTCTGAAGAATGAGCCCTGCATATGGCTTTTCCAGATTTGTAGGAAGTGTTAACTCATCACAGGGGATTGAAACTAGAAAACAATTGATGTACATACTTATTTATGATATGCCTGACTGCTTAACCCACTACCTCGAGCTATTACGGTATTACCTTAGATGAAAATTTTACTTGAAAAGACTTGAGCAGTGCAGGGCCCGACCATTTAAATACTGTACTTTTGAGCAGTTTCAATATAACCCACATATCCCATGTAAAGTTTATTCTAAACCTTTCATGAGGTGGAACAAATCAGTGAAACAATCTATcatttttgctcacaaaatacACATACTGCCACGGTTTTACTAATTTGATCCTTCTATAGtgattctctctcttccctctcttcCACACAATGATTTCTGATGCTGCATACTCTTATGATTATCTCTCTCTAGCATGCACGCACACATCACTTTAGCTATTTCTGATGCCGTATACTTTTATGTGCATGACAGCACACATCACTTTAGCTATTTCTGATGCCGTATACTTTTATGTGCATGACAGGATGAGAAGTATTGGACCTTGATGCCACCATTGCCTTCGTACGGGTATGGGAGAGAGCATCATGGGCCTCGGTATGGAAGTCTGATTCATGGTCAAAATCTTAAAGATATTGTTATAACAGGTTAGATATTTCATCCCTTTCATATTTaagttatatttttatttcataacAATTGTGTTTAACTGGAAGGTCACGGTTCATAACATAAAAACGTGACATTATAAAGGCAAATAGGGTTTCCTGTGGTTGTTGTAGCCTTTGGCCACGAATATTATTTGTTGACATTATACTGGTGTTAAAAATCCAATAAAGGTTAGACGAATTAGCATCTTAGCAATATTTTGATAGTGGATGATGTATCCCATTTAAATTTTGACCTTAGGTCTTAAGTTGAATCGGGGTGATCTCGACATTATATATGGTATAGACAATGAAAGAGATGAAAAATGATTGTCTATAAAGCAAATGGATTGATAAAAGCATCTTAGTCTATCATGATAAAATACCAGAGGCGGGTATTTTGACTTAAAGAAAATACTCTGTCAGAGAAGGTCCCTTAACTTGCCTTTGTTTCATTTCTCTTCATTCACTTGGCTATTATGTATCCTAGGGAAGTTCATGATCCTAACATGTCCAATATATGAGGCCTAGAAAATCTTTCTTTCTAGCTATCATTTTTGCCATGGATACTTCACCAAATCATCTTGCTACACTAGTAAGATGTTGTGGTTGGTTTTAAAATTTGCTTATTCTTTATGTCAATCAAGAGCTCCTGTGGACATTTTTATCGTAGAATCCAAGCTGTAAATTTGTCTTCTTTCTTAATGTTCAATTTCTGGTTTGTTCtaattatatttatgtattCACTGACCAACAGGGCATAATGGTACCATAAATGGACAGGGTCAAACATGGTGGAAGAAGTACCGCCAGAAGCTTCTCAACAACACTCGGGGTCCACTTGTTCAGATTATGTGGTCTAGCGACATTTTGATCAGTAATATAACATTGCGTGATTCTCCTTTTTGGACACTTCATCCATATGACTGCAAGAACATTACTGTTAGAAATGTTACAATTTTGGCTCCCGTACTTGAAGCTCCAAATACTGATGGAATAGATCCTGGTAAGTGGATCCTGCTAGAGGGCGCTTCTTCCCCCCACATTATGTTTGATAGCGCtatttattttgaatggattgCCGTTCTCTTTATTCAGGCATGCTTTGGATGAGCTTATAAATATGTAAATGCACCACTTAATACAAAAGAAGATATTGTGCGAAGCAAAAGGCATAAATTGAAAAGTGTATTGTGCAGTTAATGTTTAAGAAAGGAGTTCAGTAATGTGAATTCATACATTTTGTGTTTTTGCGGATCAGTTATCCAGTTGTGTTAATGAACAGGGATTAGTCAGTTGTGTTTTTTTAGGGATTATAACTGAAAAAGGATTGCCTTGCTATTTGATTTTGCTTAGTCTGGATGTCGCATGGATTGCTTGAGTAAGGAAATCAGGTCacttggagaaaaaaaaaatctatgatTTTCTTGTGTGCCTTCATTCTGGTAACACTTCACACCATCCCACCAAAAAAGGCCCAAGTGCGTGCATGTTGCACacatgagaaagagagagaagacaaAATCACTTAATTTCTTGTATGCCTTCAATGTCGAATGGTACTGCATGCTCCTGCACCCCAGTTCACACCCAAGTAAAAGAAGTTAATACGATTAAGAATGTCAGCTATAGATAATTTGAGCTATAGATTGTTGGTTTGCTCTTGTAATTTTAGTGGTATGTTTCATTCTTGTTTGCTATCAAATCAATATGGAATaactttgatttttttggtATAAACAGATTCATGTGAGGATATGGTGATTGAGGACTGCTACATTAGTGTAGGGGATGATGGGATTGCAATAAAGAGTGGCTGGGATCAGTATGGTATTTCTTATGGACGGCCATCGAGGAATATACTCATTAGAAATCTTGTTGTCCGCTCTATGGTCAGGTAATCTTATGCTTATAGCAGCCTATCATTACATTCTTGTTGCCATCTTTAAGTCAAAAAGCGTACTTCATGACTGTATATCCTGGCATCAtgttattctttcatcattactATTGGGGAGTGTCATTCACTTTCCGTTGCAGGCTATGCACTTACCCTTATACCCTAGAGTGGGGGAGGGCAACAGGTAATGAGAATAGCACTCCTCTTAAGATTCCCCAATACTTGTGTCCGGGCGTTCTTGCACTCTAGCTCCaattattctttttgtttggaATATGGTCTTTGTTTTAGAGCAGAAGATAATTCACAGTTGATCTCAGTATGTCTTGCCATGTCAacccaaaaattacaaaacaacaaaaacaaaagaaaataataaaaaagaataggCGAAGATACTAAAGGAGAATTGCGAGTCCTTAAAGCTTCTGAATGGGAAGTGGGGAATGATCAGTTCATCAATGTTGAGTAGAAAACTGTTTGGATTTACCTGTACGGATTTTGAGCCCCCATTCTGGATGCCATCCGGCAGTAAATATAATAGTAAGGTTAACCTTTCATATGCGTGTGTTGAGTGTAGGCTTCACTCATCTGTTAGTTCACTGATGCCCTGGAAGTTACTACTCCTTTACTTGTCAGTATGTATAGATATTGTGGCTATCAGAAGTAGCTCAAACTTACCCTTGGCTGTAATGCAACAGTGCTGGCGTATCAATTGGCAGTGAGATGTCTGGTGGGGTTTCGAATGTCACTGTGGAGAACCTGCTTGTGTGGAGCTCAAGGCGTGCTGTTCGGATCAAGACTGCCCCTGGAAGAGGCGGATATGTGCGACAAATAACCTATAGGAATCTGACATTTGACAATGTTCGAGTTGGAATTGTTATCAAGACAGACTACAACGAGCACCCCGATGAGGGGTATGATCGAAAGGCTCTTCCAGTGCTTGAGGACATAAGCTTCACAAGCGTCCATGGACAGGGAGTTCGTGTGCCTGTCCGTATCCATGGGAGTGAAGAGATTCCAGTGAGAAATGTGACTTTCCGGGACATGTCCGTTGGGCTAACATACAAAAAGAAGCACATTTTCCAATGTGCCTTTGTTCAAGGTCGTGTGATAGGGACCATCTTCCCTGCCCCATGCGAGAATCTTGACAGGTACGACGAGCAAGGAAAGCTGGTGAATCACTCTGCATCCCAGAACATGACAGACATAGATTATGATTTTTGAGGTGAGAGGTTTTCCGTTTCAATGGCTCAGATTTTTGGAGGTCAACAATTTGCAACGTCTGTTTATGAAGCAACTTGGAAGGATGAAGATCGACGGAgcattttatgttaatttttattttcttgtttgtgTTTCTCCTGTTCCCACCACGtcgtttttttattaaacgTAGTTGTATATACCGAAAAATTTTCAGTTCATGGAAAGAAAAGGGGGCATAGTTTGATGTTGTACACTAATCACCTTTGCTTGCAATTGCATAATGCATGTGTTTTATGTGTATAGACGTCCATGTGTTTTATGTGTATAGACGTCCAAGAGATCGCTTAACCATATCAAATTCCTTTCAAGTAGTCGAGTTTGGTACTCCGTCCCGTTTcacagaaagaaaaataaactcaAGTGGAACCGGCGTGAAGTGGGACTTGAACATATAAGAGCAATTCCATCCCTAAAGAttttgcgccagcacccagcgcATTTATCCACTCAATGAACAATGATAgaccccaatgaacagtaatagaccaagagcatctccatccctaaaacttaatagcctagtcaattttaataaaatattattaatttttattataaaataataatttaatttattaaaatattatcaattttattaaacCCCAATCCATCACTCCCACTCCCCCTCAAAACCTCACCATGTCGCGCCGCTCCTGGAACCTCCctctgcatctctctctctctctctctctctctctctcccccccccccccccccccccccgattCGGATTTAAGGAGCTCTTCCGGTCTTCCCCACAGAAAAATGAAACACCGCAGCAGCAGTAAGGTTCCTCGGCCCACCTTTTCCATCCTCAGCTGGTTTTTCCCGGAAAATCAACCAAACAACCAACAAATCTCACAAAAACCAGTTTTTCCTCATGGGTTCTATTGGAAGGTGGCCTTTTTCTAtccaaattttcagaaaattaaTTTCTTGAGCTTGGTATTGCAAATTGTGATATGGGTTTTTCTTGGTTTGCCAGGTTGCTTTCTGGGTTTGTTTATCGTTGTTCTGTCGGAATCGGAGGTCGTCACGGTTGGCCCGGCTGATGTCAGATAGCCCGGCATCTGGGTCTGTCGATTTTGAGCCGGTCTCTTGCCTGGCTTAGGCTGAGTGCCAACCTATCTGCTAGGTTGGAGGGGAAAGCCTGGGTGCCGGGCCATTTTTTTTGCTGGGTGCTGGCCTATCAGTTccccggtggaactgctctaatcTTAGAGGGTAAGTTGGATCAAAATGTCTTCTAGATAGCAACGTCAGACACGAAAACATGATTTAAAGAGCGAGTTGGGTCAAAATGACTTACAGTGGGCAATGTAGGAACGAAAGCATGATATTAAGGGAGAGTTTGGTCAAAAATGACTTAAAATGAGCAATgtggaaaataaaaataggATTAATGAGTAATGCActgattaaaatttaaacaaaaacgTGAAAAGTAACTCCCAGGTGTGGTCTAGTGGAAAGCAAGCGGTAGTTGAACCCTCAAGGTGAGTTCGAACCTCCACAGATGCAATCTTTGGTCCTTTTAAACGATTTCCAAACcaaatttgatttgaaattCTTTCAGTTTTGTTGATAGAAACCTTGACtgtttattaattaattgttaGTTTTCTTGAAGCGAATTGACAGTGTGAGTACCAAGTATCATATTCGTCATGGACcgtctatttatttgatacatttagatAATTAAACGATCTTCGATTAGAGTAATTTTTTTGTAgggatgatcttcaaatgaagattaaaaaattgaacgaTTCTGATTATGGAGTTTATACGATGAAGATGTGTTAATTGCAAGGCTAGAATATATGCATTCCTCCATAGGGAACACAAAGAAATGAGTAGTTGAGAAAAGGGAGTAATTGGGTTGTTATCAAAATTCTTGCATTATTGATCCACCCACGTTCTAAACCATACTATATAAACTTTATATTATAAAGTGAAGAAAGCTGAAGTTTACACACTAAAGGGGAAGTGTTGGACAACACAAATTGAGTGACGTAAAGCACATGTGGCCATCCTCTAATACTATGGAAAATTTTGAGGTtctatcataaaatcaattgacaatacgGAGAACAACCCAAACCTCCTACTAACACATACAAAATCTCTTATTTTATCATGTGAAATTCACGCTCAACACAAAAATTATCATCTGCTAGACTGCTATAGTCTATATAACATGTGCGCATCCTAATTGCCCCCAACAAACTTATTTTTCAAGTGGATCACACAAAGATTATCATCTGCTATAGTCTATATAACATTATAACATGTGCATCCTAATTATAGCAGGATAGACTGCAAgagatgttttatttttttatatagtatGAGAAAAATAATTGGACCGACCACGTTCAGAATTAGAAATAATCGATCAACTATCGTCCTCTCaagatataaaattataaatatagcATTAATAATTGCAATTTGCATGCACCATGACAAAAGCTCAAAAAGCCATCACCAATGCCTCCAACAAACTTATTTTTCAAGTGGATCATACACCAACGCAAGTGGATTGAATTTATCGACTCCATGTATATTATTCTTAACATTCATTATATATTTGGTGCCACATTGTGACATGCATGTAGGAAAACATAGCTCTCTTTAGTCTGGTTTACGTGAAAACATTTATCATTCTTGCTGGTTCTGTGGTTTATCCAGTATTGATACCGTGTGGGGAATCGTCCAAGGATCACATTCCAGTAGCGAATCGAGGAAATATTATTTAGGAAGTCAATAAGAATAGCGTGCAGTGCGTAAATTTTTTTGGATGGAATAGTATCTAAATTGGCATTTTATGGAGCTTTGGTAGGCTTGAGTTCAGTGGCGGAGCCATGATTTCAGATTAAGAGGGGCctctcaaaaatgtaaaaaaaaaaatgctgcAACACCGCCAACAACACTAGCCataaatgtgacatcccatatcgctcaggggagtgatccttacatgtatattctcatccctacctagcacgaggccttttgggagctcactggcttcgggttccatgggaactcctaagttaagcgagtagcgcgtgagagcattcccaggatgggtgacccatcgggaagttctcgtgtgagttctcagaaacaaaatcgtgagggcgtggtcggggcccaaagcggacaatatcatgctacggtggtggagcgggctcggaaAGTGGTCTCCccgagtcgggatgtgacaatttggtatcaaagcctaaccctagccgtggtgtgccgacgaggaaaTCGGGCCCCTaatgggggtggattgtgacatcccacatcgcccaggggaatgatccttatatgtatattctcatccctacctagcacgaggccttttgggagctcactggcttcgggttccatgggaactccaaagttaagcgagtagcgcgcgagagcattcctagaatgggtgacccattgggaagttctcgtgtgagttctcagaaacaaaactgtgagggcatggtcggggcccaaagcggacaatatcgtgctacggtggtggagccggcccgggaagtggtccctcccgggcggggatgtgacaataaaaCAATGTTGCAACACGCTCGCAAAATCCCTCTCTCATGCTCACGAATCCATCTCTTAGCCATCGTCTCATGCATTGTCTGGTCATCGTCTCATCCATTGTTTGGTGATTGTCTCGGCCACTACTTTTGCTGCTCTAGATTTGTGGTCCGATTATGATGTTTGTTTGCTCGATGACAATGGTgttgatttttcaatttctttccaTTCATCAGTACGTTCTGACCAGTTAGGAGCCGTGTTAATTAGCGGAGAAAACAATCTAATAGAAAAAGCTAACGAGAACACAAAAATCGCACATGGATGAAAGCATAATTAAAGTTTGTCAACAACCACCATTACCATGTGAAAAAGATTAAACTCTAGGAAAACCAACTTTCTCACctaccctctctctccctttggTTGGGGCTCTAGTCCCTTAAAAATCTTAGAAAATTAGAAGGGTAACTCTAGTTTTTtctctatgaaaaaaaaatgtcaagttAGGCCAGGGACCATTCTGGTCCTTCCATGGCTTTGCCTCTGCCTGAGTTCATTAGACAAGTCCTATTGCACGTCTATTGTTAGATGTCAACAACTTTTGAGCATGTTGACTGATGTCAATAGTTTTTTAGTGAGTATACCGACAGATACCAACACATGCCTAGTGAGCCTATCAATAAAGCCAATGGCATACAAAAGCATGAAGTTAGCAGCTACCCTGCCTAGTGGCATAAAGGCAATTCATAGAGGGCATCTTAGATTTTCCAAAGGCAGCACCCCTCCCTCCCATGGAGGATTTCTAAGCTTGGAGAGTCATGTGACCCACCTTGCCCCAAGGTGAATCCGTCCCTGTACACTCTCCTATAGATTGTTAAGACTAAAAATCATGCTACCATCAGTCGTCTACACCCGcttaaatattttcttattgcTCATGAATGTAAGAGGCTCGCATCTTATCACTGCTTAGAAactatttgtttatatatatatataagcatcGTTGCCAC is from Pyrus communis chromosome 10, drPyrComm1.1, whole genome shotgun sequence and encodes:
- the LOC137747394 gene encoding probable polygalacturonase, coding for MLEALPLGRFHHQRLDLKRWFPTFLSSHKTLFTVLWIAAFASVFLWQRNIVDGFSIFRRAPARAMPKLRPVAFNLTEFGAVGDGVTLNTEAFEKAVLAISKLGKKGGGQLNVPPGRWLTAPFNLTSHMTLFLAEDAEILGIQDEKYWTLMPPLPSYGYGREHHGPRYGSLIHGQNLKDIVITGHNGTINGQGQTWWKKYRQKLLNNTRGPLVQIMWSSDILISNITLRDSPFWTLHPYDCKNITVRNVTILAPVLEAPNTDGIDPDSCEDMVIEDCYISVGDDGIAIKSGWDQYGISYGRPSRNILIRNLVVRSMVSAGVSIGSEMSGGVSNVTVENLLVWSSRRAVRIKTAPGRGGYVRQITYRNLTFDNVRVGIVIKTDYNEHPDEGYDRKALPVLEDISFTSVHGQGVRVPVRIHGSEEIPVRNVTFRDMSVGLTYKKKHIFQCAFVQGRVIGTIFPAPCENLDRYDEQGKLVNHSASQNMTDIDYDF